A single genomic interval of Armigeres subalbatus isolate Guangzhou_Male chromosome 1, GZ_Asu_2, whole genome shotgun sequence harbors:
- the LOC134207585 gene encoding uncharacterized protein LOC134207585 has translation MNPKLPTKVFTTCPINTCPFYAHQIQQPKSEYLVSNASAKAAPAEKSLNDDLRVEATLQSDIFGILLRFRKHQVVLTADISKMYRQIRIAPERTRFQRIFWRTNPEESLRVMELTTVTYGKAAAPYFATRCLFQPCDDELKATANI, from the coding sequence ATGAATCCGAAGCTACCAACCAAGGTGTTTACTACTTGCCCCATCAATACTTGCCCGTTCTACGCCCATCAAATTCAACAACCAAAATCCGAGTACCTAGTTTCCAATGCGTCAGCAAAGGCAGCCCCCGCTGAAAAGTCGTTGAACGACGATCTACGAGTCGAAGCAACACTACAGAGTGATATATTTGGCATCTTATTACGGTTCCGCAAACATCAGGTCGTACTCACTGCTGACATCTCGAAAATGTATCGGCAGATACGGATTGCACCGGAGCGCACGCGCTTTCAACGAATTTTCTGGAGAACAAATCCGGAAGAGTCTCTTCGTGTCATGGAACTCACAACAGTAACCTATGGGAAAGCCGCAGCCCCATATTTTGCGACTAGATGTCTATTCCAGCCCTGTGATGATGAATTAAAGGCAACTGCAAATATCTGA